A single genomic interval of Megalobrama amblycephala isolate DHTTF-2021 linkage group LG15, ASM1881202v1, whole genome shotgun sequence harbors:
- the LOC125246582 gene encoding uncharacterized protein LOC125246582 has translation MKQLYKVPFERNSQRNKEFRRAYVDGVLEMDAHAIPHEFIFIDEAGFNLAKTRRRGRNLIGHRAIIDVSDQRGGNITMCAAISSMHGVLHRHANLGPYNTAHILTFLDRLHNILIPPERMNDADHQRNRYVVVWDNVSFHRAAPVQNWFAEHPTFLVQYLRPYSPFLNPIEELFSAWRWKVYDRQPFVCIPLVQAMEEACDEIDVGAIQGWIRHSRRFFPRCLAREDIACDVDEALWPDPAVRQDAA, from the exons ATGAAACAACTTTATAAGGTGCCGTTTGAGAGAAACTCTCAAAGAAACAAAGAGTTCAGACGAGCATATGTGGAT GGAGTACTGGAAATGGATGCTCATGCAATCCCACATGAGTTCATCTTTATAGATGAGGCTGGGTTCAACCTAGCAAAGACCAGAAGAAGGGGGAGAAACCTCATTGGCCACAGAGCCATTATAGACGTTTCTGACCAACGTGGTGGGAACATCACAATGTGCGCTGCCATCTCCAGTATGCATGGTGTCCTCCACCGTCATGCCAACCTTGGACCATACAACACAGCCCATATTCTCACATTTCTGGACAGACTTCATAACATTCTCATACCACCAGAGCGTATGAATGATGCAGACCATCAAAGAAACCGGTACGTTGTAGTATGGGACAACGTGAGCTTTCATCGTGCAGCCCCAGTCCAAAACTGGTTTGCTGAACACCCAACATTTCTCGTGCAATATCTCCGACCATACTCCCCATTTCTGAACCCCATAGAAGAATTATTTTCGGCATGGCGGTGGAAGGTATACGACCGGCAGCCCTTTGTGTGCATACCTCTTGTGCAGGCCATGGAAGAGGCATGTGATGAGATTGATGTGGGTGCAATTCAGGGATGGATAAGGCACTCAAGGCGCTTCTTCCCTCGATGTCTGGCAAGGGAAGATATTGCCTGTGATGTTGACGAGGCGTTGTGGCCAGACCCGGCTGTGCGGCAAGATGCTGCCTAA
- the LOC125246559 gene encoding uncharacterized protein LOC125246559 — MGKCKFQDKWLEEEQFKPWLQPVKNSNDEAFCCLCKKSIKLATMGINALKSHMKSDSHKSALKGRQQLTMSNFFGVTETSTTTTASSTTTTAAVVTTVCGATTGKSSDIRSAFGSNETLRAEVLWCLNTAVHHHSYSSNEGISELFQAMFPDSEIVKSFSCGKDKTSYILKFGLAPHFKNELVSAVNNAGPFVLMFDESFNQSTKNKQLDVHVRFWEAGCVQSRYFGSQFMGHSKTEDLLHHFKKCVHLLDLKHLLSISMDGPNVNFKFLNNLQQEHGELHGGRQLISVGSCGLHTVHNSFKTGFSIWNIEKILRAMHFVFHNVPARREDYTKLTGSSLFPLPFCGHRWVENLPVAERAIEVWPQLKQYVEAVKRKELPNPGTSSFDTIEAANKDPLILAKLQFFMAVSRTFCPFLKKYQTDEPVLPFLCKDLTELMMSLLRRFIKRELLEDITPFKLTKLDTDDQKNWVSASHADIGLGADSVLKALQSKSSNRVGDLTALEFRRDCIMCLSRINKKLQEKSPLKYPTVRQIACLDPSIMSRDPEWCKGKMKSLVQRFLQDKQLAGGVSAGDAVVQQFDNFLALNGKSEEFLSFKHMEQRLDTFLHQSVNASYPDLWRFFQRLLLLSHGQATVERGFSVNREVETCNIKEETVEAQRLVCDQVSASGGVLKVSLTKELLVSVASARTRYRIYLDEERRKREGAMRGLKRKALEDELEELKKKRGVLMEVCASLQKDADQLAEQAENKSNTLMAQMITKSNTLRRRYKEKCNELKNLESELELKTSELRHH, encoded by the exons atgggaAAGTGCAAATTTCAGGATAAATGGCTGGAAGAAGAGCAGTTTAAACCATGGTTACAGCCCGTTAAAAATAGCAATGATGAAGCTTTTTGCTGCCTGTGTAAAAAATCTATTAAATTGGCAACAATGGGCATCAACGCCCTGAAGTCCCATATGAAGTCGGACAGCCACAAATCGGCATTAAAAGGCCGTCAGCAATTGACAATGAGTAATTTTTTTGGCGTGACCGAAACTTCTACAACAACAACTGCTTCAAGTACCACAACAACTGCTGCTGTAGTCACCACCGTTTGTGGAGCGACTACCGGAAAATCGAGCGACATTCGATCAGCGTTCGGGTCGAATGAGACTTTGCGGGCGGAGGTGCTCTGGTGTCTGAACACTGCCGTTCATCATCACTCTTACTCGTCCAATGAAGGCATTTCTGAGTTGTTCCAGGCAATGTTTCCTGATTCTGAAATCGTCAAATCTTTCTCTTGTGGCAAGGACAAAACCagctacattttaaaatttggaCTTGCCCCACACTTCAAAAATGAACTGGTTTCTGCAGTTAACAACGCAGGTCCATTTGTGTTGATGTTTGATGAGAGTTTCAATCAGTCAACGAAAAATAAGCAACTAGATGTCCATGTTCGATTTTGGGAGGCTGGTTGTGTCCAGTCACGTTATTTTGGATCACAGTTCATGGGACATTCAAAGACTGAGGATCTGCTGCACCATTTCAAA AAATGTGTGCACCTACTAGACCTGAAGCATCTCCTTTCCATTAGTATGGACGGCCCAAATGTGAACTTCAAGTTTCTCAATAATCTCCAGCAAGAACATGGTGAACTACATGGAGGTCGGCAGCTTATTTCTGTTGGGAGCTGTGGACTGCACACAGTACACAATTCATTCAAGACTGGCTTCTCCATATGGAATATTGAGAAAATTCTGAGAGCAATGCACTTTGTTTTTCACAATGTCCCTGCAAGAAGAGAAGATTATACAAAACTTACTGGCTCATCTCTTTTTCCACTCCCATTCTGTGGACACAGATGGGTAGAAAATCTGCCTGTTGCGGAGAGAGCCATTGAGGTATGGCCACAGCTTAAACAGTATGTGGAAGCAGTCAAAAGAAAAGAGCTACCAAACCCAGGAACCTCTTCTTTTGATACCATTGAAGCAGCAAATAAAGATCCCCTGATCTTAGCCAAACTTCAGTTTTTCATGGCAGTATCCAGAACGTTTTGTCCGTTCTTGAAGAAATACCAGACCGATGAGCCAGTCCTGCCATTTCTGTGCAAAGACTTGACAGAGTTGATGATG AGTCTGTTGAGACGTTTCATCAAAAGGGAGCTACTAGAAGACATCACTCCCTTTAAACTGACCAAACTTGACACTGATGACCAGAAGAACTGGGTCAGCGCAAGCCATGCTGACATTGGATTGGGTGCTGACTCTGTCCTTAAG GCTCTTCAGAGCAAATCAAGCAACAGAGTAGGTGACCTCACTGCTCTTGAATTTAGAAGGGACTGCATAATGTGCCTCTCCAGAATCAATAAGAAATTGCAAGAAAAGAGCCCTTTGAAATACCCCACTGTCAGGCAGATAGCATGCTTAGACCCCTCCATCATGAGCAGAGACCCAGAATGGTGCAAGGGAAAGATGAAGTCTCTAGTTCAAAGGTTTCTGCAGGACAAGCAGTTGGCAGGAGGAGTTTCAGCTG GTGATGCTGTTGTGCAGCAGTTTGACAACTTTCTCGCTCTGAATGGCAAAAGTGAAGAGTTCCTCTCTTTCAAACACATGGAGCAACGGCTTGATACTTTTCTTCATCAAAGTGTCAATGCATCTTATCCTGACCTTTGGCGTTTCTTTCAGCGCCTCCTGTTGTTATCTCACGGGCAAGCTACAGTAGAGAGAGGCTTCTCGGTAAACAGGGAAGTAGAGACTTGCAATATAAAAGAAGAAACTGTTGAGGCCCAGAGACTGGTCTGCGACCAAGTAAGCGCTTCTGGGGGGGTTCTCAAAGTGTCCCTCACAAAGGAACTACTGGTTTCTGTAGCCTCAGCTAGGACCAGATACAGGATCTACCTTGATGAAGAGAGGAGGAAGAGAGAGGGAGCTATGCGTGGATTAAAGAGAAAAGCATTGGAAGATGAGCTGGAAGAACTGAAAAAGAAAAGGGGGGTGTTGATGGAGGTGTGCGCCAGCCTTCAGAAGGATGCTGATCAACTCGCTGAGCAGGCCGAAAACAAATCAAACACACTCATGGCTCAAATGATCACAAAATCTAATACTCTACGGAGGAGATACAAGGAAAAATGCAATGAATTGAAAAATCTTGAGTCAGAGTTGGAACTAAAAACATCCGAATTAAGGCACCATTAa